The Dreissena polymorpha isolate Duluth1 chromosome 8, UMN_Dpol_1.0, whole genome shotgun sequence genome includes the window GCCAGCGGCGCTCTCGACGGGTCATATCAGAAGCCGCAAGCTTCATCTAACATCGCAACACAATGGGGCTGAAACTCAATTTTCATTGAGACGCAGGACCATGTTTCGCATGTGGCGAACCGGGTCATCGGAAAGGAGCAGCTGGATGTTCAGCAAACAGCTCGACCAATAAGTTAAGTTAATTATGTATAGAACCCCGTTATCAGAAAATGGGTAGTTTCGTGTTCGTCGGAAAACGTAACGCACAGAAAGTTCCTAAAGTCGAACGTGATCAAAAGGATCCAAGTATAGTTCGCCGGTAAGTTGAAGGAAGGCCCACGCGGTTAAGTAGCAGGAGACTCCTGATAGAAAGTGCATTTTCGATGGAGTAAATGGCggttataagtttattttttccGTCGGAAAACGGTAACGTACAAAAAGATCTGTCTCAATGTATCAAAAGGATcttagttatccccacgctttttgaaaaaaaggtggggatattgtggtgatctccgccgtccgtccgtccgtccgtctgtccgtccgtctgtccgtccgtcctggccactatctcctcctacactaaaagcactagaaccttgaaatttacacacatggtagctatgagcatatgtgcgaccctgcactatttggaattttgatctgacccctgggtcaaaagttataggggttggggtggggccgcgtcagaaattatcactcatttttttaggttattttacatttacttctttatttctacaccgattcacttcaaattgatactggacctcacctatgacaatacggtcaatctcaaccatgcatggccccattcccaaccctggggcgccccgcccacataggccacacccaccaaaaatttccatttactataatttcatttcctaaattatgtacttacctgacatatgtaCTTTAGGATTCTATCTCGGCCCGAAAATAACTCGCTATACGGTAGGCGCCGCATAATAGACGACTACCGGAAATAAACAACTTTCGCGCATGCGTATCGTAGTTTCCTCTCCACACGACCTCATGCTCGAATCACTTTTCTTCTCGGCGCCTTCGAAGGCGTTTGTTACTCGCTATTTTTCAGCATGGCTGAagtgtttgttaaaaataataataatcgttcTCCGTTTGTGGATAACGAGGAAGAAGATATGGGACACAGTGACGTGAGTAATAACACAGTGTCTGGCAAGCAGAAAAAAAGACGTTCCAAAGTAGACTTATTAGAGGAACGTTTTGACGAGAAATACGGTAAACTTGAAAATACTTTACACAATATTGTTGCATTGTTGCAATGCCAGTCACAAAGACATGGTAATTCAACGCAGGGGAATGGCAAAAGCCCCAATTATGACCAGGGGAGTGATAAAAGCCCCAATTTTGAAGAGAGGACTGATCAAAGTTCCACAAGTAATCGTCAAGATGACGTACTTTCCATTCATCCTGCTTCCTCTGAACATTTTTCGTTGTCTGATTCAGAAGAAGAAGACACAGAGCACAGTGCTAGTGTACGCAGGTGTTTGAAAGACATTTTTGGAGAAGATGCATGTTTGAAAAAAGATGCACAAAAGCCAACTGGCATTTGCTTAGAAAATTCGCAGAAAGAAATTTTGGAACAAAGCTATCGGTCTAAAACACCAAATAATGTAACAGCATTTTCTGAAGAGTGCAAAGATTTATTTCCAGTTGATGAAGACACTGAACATTTTTTACGTGTACCTACATTGGACGATATTGTAGACACGTGTCTAACAAAGAAGTTTGGTTCTAGAGCTTCATTCGCTAAACATGGAACTTTTCTGTTCTCACAACCAAACAAAATGGTGGAGAAGACCGCATACAGAGGACAGCAAAGTGTCTACATGGGTATTGTTACACAGATGTACATGCAGCAAGCTCTTGCAATGTTAATGGACATGGTTACAGATAAACCAGACATTGAGAAAAAAGTGAAGGACATTTTTGCTTTATCCACACGAAGTCTAGATCAATTTGGTAGAGCAGGAGCATTTTTTCATATCATTCGTAGACAAGTCACAATGAGCGAGACTTCTTTATATGAACTTGATGATTCAAGGACAATCAGTAACCTACCCTTGAGAGGGGATGGGGTGTTTGGTGAAGAATTGGAAAAGACTCTCAAACAAAAGAAAGACAAAAGAAAAACACTTGAAGAGTTATTGCCAGAAAAATTGCAAAAGAAGGAAACATATAAGAGGAAAGCCAGTGAACAGACAGAACAGCAAACATCTGTCAAAAGACAATATGTAAAGACAAATACAAGAATGGGTGTTCAGCCAAATGAATACAATAGAGCGCCACCTACATTTCGCATTCCAAAATACAATGCGGAACCACGAAGTACTTTTCGAACAGAGCACAGAGCTGGTGGCTCGAGAGGTCGGGGCAACTATGCAGCCAATAACAGACCAAGGGCTACAGTTGCCAAGGTTAGTAAACAATGACCAGTCAGGTTTGTTAATGTTGCGACCGGAGATACCAGTAGGGGACAGATTaactcattttcaaaaaaattggcaGTTGATTACAACAGACAAATgggttttatcaattataaaagaGGGTTACaaattggaattcataaagaaaCCAATTTTTCAGGGTATAAAACAAACTCATGTCAGTATCGAAAACGAACATATTATGCAGGAAGAAATAGAttctttaatgcaaaaaaatgcaatagAAATCGTACCGAAAACAAATTGGACGACAGGTTTTTACAGTACTCTATTTTTAGTCAAGAAAAAGACAGGAGATTTAAGACCAGTCATAAATCTAAAACCTCTAAATCGGTACCTCCGAAAGCAACATTTCAAGATGGACACATTGACAAAAGTGTTAAATCTAGTTCAAAAGAACGATTGGGCGATATCTTTCGACTTAAAAGACGCTTATTTTCACATAGGCATATTCAAGAAACACAGAAAATTCCTCAGATTTGCATGGAAGGGGAAAGTTTTCCAATTCAAAACATTATGTTTCGGACCAACTGTCTCTCCAcgagttttcacaaaaatattgtCAGTTGTTGCAGCTTATCTAAGAGTAAAAGCCATACGATTAGCAGTGTATCTGGACGACTGGATACAACTGAATCAAGAAAGACAAATATTACTAACAGAAAGAGAGATAACGCTCAATCTTCTTCTGAATCTAGgtttcataataaacaaaaacaaatccacTCTCATTCCTGTACAGATTCTGACATATTTAGGAACAGTTTTTCAATTAAAGAAAGGCCTGGTTTATCCAACGGCAGAAAGATTTCAGAAATTAGTGAAGGCAATTCATCTACTAATCAATGGTTACACAAAAGCAAGACAATATTTGGTAGTTCTTGGAATGATGGCATCCACACTAGAAATTGTACCAAATGCAAGACTGTATATGAGACCCCTTCAAATGCATTTGTTACGAAACTGGAG containing:
- the LOC127842853 gene encoding uncharacterized protein LOC127842853; this translates as MAEVFVKNNNNRSPFVDNEEEDMGHSDVSNNTVSGKQKKRRSKVDLLEERFDEKYGKLENTLHNIVALLQCQSQRHGNSTQGNGKSPNYDQGSDKSPNFEERTDQSSTSNRQDDVLSIHPASSEHFSLSDSEEEDTEHSASVRRCLKDIFGEDACLKKDAQKPTGICLENSQKEILEQSYRSKTPNNVTAFSEECKDLFPVDEDTEHFLRVPTLDDIVDTCLTKKFGSRASFAKHGTFLFSQPNKMVEKTAYRGQQSVYMGIVTQMYMQQALAMLMDMVTDKPDIEKKVKDIFALSTRSLDQFGRAGAFFHIIRRQVTMSETSLYELDDSRTISNLPLRGDGVFGEELEKTLKQKKDKRKTLEELLPEKLQKKETYKRKASEQTEQQTSVKRQYVKTNTRMGVQPNEYNRAPPTFRIPKYNAEPRSTFRTEHRAGGSRGRGNYAANNRPRATVAKMPSSNHRLSQ